In the genome of Peromyscus eremicus chromosome 1, PerEre_H2_v1, whole genome shotgun sequence, the window CCAGAAGCTGCCCAGACCGGGATGTCCAGCAGATTCTTGCTCCATCTCCTGGGGTTCTGGCTGCTGCTGAGCCAGCCTTGCGGGGCGCGCGTCTCGGAGGAGTGGATGGACCAAGTCATTCAGGTGTGCGGCCGGAGATATGCCCGTGCGGTGTTCGAAATCTGCGGGACCTCCGTGGGAAGACCGGCTTTGAGCCCGGGGGAGTCAGCTCTGCAACATCGGCCAACGACaggtgagcccccccccccccgatttttTCCAGCCTTCCCGTGCTTTCCACCGGCTGCCCACCAATCGGAAAGCGCCTCCTTCTTCCTTAGTTCAGTCCAGTCTCAGGTTTGCCTTTGTAACTTGCCTGGGTGAAAGAGTTTCAATGAGAACCCATCAGAGGGAGGTGGGCGTGCAGCTTCATGCTAGGGTGGCCTTGATCCTAGCGGGAGCCCAAATCTGTCCTGTGGAGCACGCCTAGGAGAACTCCTGCTCCCCGTTTTTAAGGCATGTCACCAAGTCAACCTTGTCCTGCATCTTTTTGAATTGGGTCTTGCAGTTCAATCCAGAGGGTAGGGAAGAGCAAGAGAAACAACAGTGACTAGATGACCATAGAGAAAAGTGAAGGGGACCAGCAAGAACGGAGGCTAGCCTTCAGTCTATCATGGCCGAAAACTCATTGATTCTATATAAAAATGCAGTGATTAAAAAGTGTGTAACTGTATGAATTCAGTTAGATTAAAGTTTAATATTTGAGTCTAGTATCTACAAACTAAAAATATGGACTTCAAAATAAgttaaaagcaattttaaataaagaatttcAAGGCACAAAAACCTGTAAGTTAACCCTGACCCATACAATAACTGGCCTTTGCTCACTGACTCTAAATGCATAGAAAGTTACCATAAGCTTTGTTTGGCCGCCAAGAAAGCCCTGACTGGACAAAGGTTTAGAGCAATGAGGGACCAATAAGGTAAGTTAAAGCTAGAGAGTCTTAGGGGAAAAGAGCTAAAACTTCTGATATACATAAAATGGTATAGAATGTCACCTGCCACGGCCGGTTTAgacagtgaatgaatgagtggggAGTAGAGAGAAGATGAAGTGGGGCAGTACCATTGCTTTCCCGCTGCCTAATCCCAACTGCTGAAGTGTATTTTGGCTCAAAGAACAACAGAATTCTCGGGAAGGAGCTTTGTTCCCGGGGACCCCTGCATAGGTGAAGGGTTTGGGCTTTCTCTAAAGTGTAAGCCTCCATGGCTAACCAGGCATCCCCCTTCCACATTTGTTGTGTCTTTtggattctttggttttattctgTCAAGAGGAAGGATTTATTGGTAAGTTGAAGTCAGCAGCAAGAACTGAGCCATTGTACTATAAGTTAAACTTAACCAACACTTCCAGTGTCTTTGTTGCTAAAACTCTGAATTTGTGCATTTGGAATAGACAAGGCCAGGGGCAGGTTTGTGTTACtctaagggttttttgtttgttttgttttggatttttttttgcagaaaatattttctttttaaactcctGACTGGCATTGCCACATGGAAACAGTCCGTGAATGCTGAACTATAGATAAGTAGTaagaaggcaggggcaggtgggtcTAGCAGGCTTTCCCACAGCACTGGGGGAACACCACACTTAACACTTTGGCACACATACCCTGGGAGACACCAATCTCTTTGGGAAGCACTTGGTTTGAGATTAGTATGCTTTTAAGCTAGtagttctcaacccgtgggtcaaGACCTCTTTGGGAGAGGGggagcatatcagatatttacattacgattcacaacagtagcaaaattacagctatgaagtagcaatgaaaataattttatggttggggtcagcacaacatgaggaagtgtatcaaggggtcatagcattaggaaggttttaAGCTGTTTCTCTCCTGAATATACAGTACCATCGACTCGGAGCGAACACTCTGTGGAAGGGAGATGGCCACATAAGTGTTTAGACACACATGCTCCTCTAGTCAGAGCTGAACTGTTGGAAATCCTGTCTTTTAAACTTTATCCTGAAGCAGTAACTTGACACTCAGGGACACTAAAGATCTTAAAAtcgtgaaaatatttttcaaggatTACTTTCATGGctcagaaacaatgaagaaaattacGCAGGCTGGAAAACATGCAAATGAGGGGgagttttttgttcttgtttgtgtgttttttgagacagaggctctctacatagtcctggctgtcctgaaactcatgctgtagactggctagccttgaactcacagagatccacctgcctctgtcccgcaagtgctgggattaaaagtgtgttgCACCACGCCTGACTTGAGAACTAGTGTTTTCATTAGCCAACATGATTTCAGAAAAGTAAGAGTTCAATGTCGAAGGGTGAAAATTGCTGTgagaaaaagcaagaaaggagTGATGAAGAAAGACACCGGAAGGTCATGTGGATAAAACAGAACCTTGGTAAGATCATAGCACTCTGAACCTCCCAGCAAGCAAAACCACTTAGACATTCAGAACTTGCTGATTCTGTTTCAGTGTTTAATTATATCCAGGCAAAATAGGCGTTTTTTCCTATTCAAATGTCTATAGTTTCCGAATGCTCCTTGACATGAATATTTTCTCCCCCacctacttttttttaaacttaacagAAACTGTGCCATCCCTCATCAACAAAGATGCAGAGCCTCTAGATATGTTTAAGTGCCTTCCAAATTTGTCACAGGAGCCCAAGGCAGCACTGTCTGAGGGGGATCCATCATTACCAGAGTCACAACAATATGCACCTGCCTTGAGCAATTCAGTTGGTAGCTTGGAAGGCTTTAAGAAAAGTTTCCATAGTCCACAAGGTGAAGCAGAAGACAGCAGTCCTCCAGAGCTTAAATACTTACGCTTGGATACTCCTTCACGGAAAAAGAGGCAGTCCGGTTTATGGCTGAGTGAGCGATGCTGCCACATTGGTTGTCCCAGAAGATCTATTGCCCAGCTCTGCTGATATGGAGCTAATGG includes:
- the LOC131896677 gene encoding prorelaxin 1-like, producing the protein MSSRFLLHLLGFWLLLSQPCGARVSEEWMDQVIQVCGRRYARAVFEICGTSVGRPALSPGESALQHRPTTETVPSLINKDAEPLDMFKCLPNLSQEPKAALSEGDPSLPESQQYAPALSNSVGSLEGFKKSFHSPQGEAEDSSPPELKYLRLDTPSRKKRQSGLWLSERCCHIGCPRRSIAQLC